A section of the Campylobacter concisus genome encodes:
- a CDS encoding HlyD family type I secretion periplasmic adaptor subunit: MQEDIKNKQNENPKTEKRLISENNIKEQEEASNKILNSVDDIKSNLQTKNYDAYDLKFMSSLSEAVLAKAPSTSKKILYAVSITVFWLLIWASWAQIDEITRGSGKIIPSGKNQAIQNLEGGIVDQIFVKEGDEVKKDQILIRLDNKNFTSSYGESKLRLDELQAKFMRLDAEANDKEFDYNETRDANNSKAVRYEISLHNSNIDHLNEQIGILTEQIHQRQSELNELRNKISQTQNSYNLVLKEKAIMEPIFKKGLVSEVEYIQLQRRVNDLKGELDASVLAVPRVESTIKEAKNKIEEAKLAFKNNAKKELNEVSAEIARINESQISLSDRVERTYVRSPVNGIVSKMMAHTVSGVIKPGENIAEIVPLEDKLVAEVKVKPADVAFLRPGLDTMVKFTAYDFSIYGGLKGKVTQISADTETNEKTGESYYLVRIETEKNYLGSEEKPLRIKVGMIVSADIITGKKTILDYLLKPILKAKQNALTER, encoded by the coding sequence ATGCAAGAAGATATCAAGAATAAACAAAATGAAAATCCAAAAACTGAAAAAAGATTAATTTCTGAAAATAACATAAAAGAACAAGAGGAAGCTAGTAATAAAATTTTAAATAGTGTAGATGACATAAAGTCTAATCTTCAAACAAAAAATTATGATGCTTATGATTTGAAATTTATGTCAAGCCTTTCAGAAGCGGTTTTGGCAAAGGCTCCATCGACTTCAAAAAAGATACTTTATGCAGTTAGTATAACTGTATTTTGGCTTCTTATCTGGGCTTCGTGGGCGCAGATAGATGAGATAACAAGAGGTAGTGGCAAGATCATCCCTTCAGGTAAAAACCAAGCGATACAAAACCTTGAGGGTGGTATCGTGGATCAAATTTTTGTAAAAGAGGGCGATGAGGTTAAAAAAGATCAAATTCTAATCAGGCTTGATAATAAAAACTTTACAAGTAGCTACGGCGAGTCAAAGCTAAGGCTTGATGAGCTTCAGGCTAAATTTATGAGGCTTGACGCTGAAGCCAATGATAAAGAATTTGACTATAACGAAACAAGAGATGCGAACAATAGCAAGGCCGTAAGATACGAGATAAGCTTGCACAACTCAAACATCGATCACTTAAATGAGCAAATAGGAATTCTAACAGAGCAGATCCATCAACGCCAAAGTGAGCTAAATGAGCTTAGAAATAAAATTTCTCAAACTCAAAATAGCTACAACCTTGTTTTAAAAGAAAAAGCTATCATGGAGCCTATCTTTAAAAAAGGTCTTGTTAGCGAGGTCGAGTATATCCAGCTTCAAAGACGCGTAAATGACCTAAAAGGCGAGCTTGACGCATCTGTGCTTGCCGTGCCAAGGGTCGAATCGACCATAAAAGAGGCAAAAAATAAGATCGAAGAAGCAAAACTTGCTTTTAAAAACAATGCAAAAAAAGAGCTAAATGAGGTTTCGGCAGAGATTGCAAGGATAAATGAATCACAAATCAGTCTAAGCGATAGAGTAGAAAGAACATATGTAAGATCTCCAGTAAATGGTATTGTCAGCAAAATGATGGCTCATACCGTATCAGGAGTTATCAAGCCTGGTGAAAATATTGCCGAGATCGTTCCTCTTGAGGATAAATTGGTTGCTGAAGTAAAAGTAAAACCAGCTGATGTTGCATTTTTGAGACCTGGGCTTGATACGATGGTTAAATTTACGGCCTATGATTTTAGTATTTACGGTGGTTTAAAAGGCAAAGTAACGCAGATTAGTGCCGATACGGAGACTAATGAAAAAACTGGCGAGAGCTATTATTTGGTCAGGATAGAAACTGAGAAAAATTATCTTGGTAGCGAAGAAAAACCGCTTAGAATAAAAGTTGGTATGATAGTCTCAGCTGATATCATTACCGGCAAAAAGACAATACTTGATTATTTATTAAAGCCTATTTTGAAGGCAAAACAAAATGCCTTAACGGAGAGGTAA
- a CDS encoding type I secretion system permease/ATPase — protein MHSDKIKDELLQCLVIFTKLHNNPYSADALTIGLPVKDGDEIELFSLKSSRSLFSRAASRAGFASTLVRKDLEQISPLVLPCILMLRGKKACILQSFSKDKKTANIITPELSTGTSTIEISKLKEEYLGYAYYLKREFVPEDTSSTKLIDVGNDHWFWGTLKRSKKIYFDVVLASFIINLFVLASPLFTMNVYDRVVPNNAVETLWVLALGVSVVYGIDLFLKFVRSYFLEIAGKKSDIIMSSILFERVMDMKFSNKPKSVGSFASNLKEFDTVRNFFSSASLAAIVDLPFAIIFLIVTYFIGSYIVLVPIVIMIAILCYTFFIKDPLQNAIKSTFEASAIKNGILIESLSSLETIKTLGASGHIQWNWEEATGEIANRSIKSKIITTSITTVTSFLVQLNTIAIIVLGVYMIQDTHLTMGGLIAAVMLSSRAIAPMGQVASLAANFEQTKTAYQSLSKIMQMPVERPEGKKFVRRNSFDGKIEFKNVSFTYPDTTKGSLDRINFVIQPGEKVGIIGKNGSGKTTLQKLILGLYSPTEGSVLIDGIDINQIDPADLRRNIGYVPQDVVLFKGTVRENIVQKAPYVDDIQIIKAAKVSGVDEYVNAHPLGFDMPVFERGDGISGGQRQSIAVARAFLLDSPIILLDEPTNSLDNTVENKLKINLKTNTANKTMLLVTHRTSMLDLVDRLIVMDNGKILLDGPRDEVLARLSGK, from the coding sequence ATGCATAGTGATAAGATAAAAGATGAGCTGCTTCAATGTTTGGTTATTTTTACCAAGCTTCATAATAATCCATACAGTGCCGATGCTTTAACTATTGGCTTGCCAGTAAAAGATGGCGATGAGATTGAGCTTTTTTCACTTAAAAGCTCAAGGTCTTTATTTTCTCGTGCTGCTTCTCGTGCTGGTTTTGCTTCTACCCTTGTAAGAAAAGATCTTGAACAAATCTCTCCTTTAGTTTTACCTTGCATTTTAATGCTTAGAGGCAAAAAAGCTTGCATCTTACAATCTTTTAGTAAAGATAAAAAGACAGCAAATATCATAACGCCAGAACTTTCAACTGGTACTAGCACGATAGAAATAAGTAAATTAAAAGAAGAATATTTAGGCTATGCATACTATCTAAAGCGCGAGTTTGTTCCAGAGGATACTAGCTCAACAAAGCTAATTGATGTGGGCAATGACCATTGGTTTTGGGGAACTCTAAAACGTTCAAAAAAGATTTATTTTGATGTTGTTCTTGCAAGTTTTATTATAAATTTATTTGTTCTTGCTAGTCCGCTTTTTACGATGAATGTATATGACCGTGTCGTGCCAAATAATGCGGTTGAGACACTTTGGGTCTTAGCACTTGGTGTAAGTGTAGTTTATGGTATAGATCTTTTTTTAAAATTTGTAAGATCATATTTTCTTGAGATTGCTGGCAAAAAGAGTGACATCATAATGAGCTCTATTTTATTTGAGCGCGTTATGGATATGAAATTTAGCAATAAACCAAAATCTGTTGGTTCATTCGCTAGTAATCTAAAAGAGTTTGATACGGTTAGAAATTTCTTCTCATCAGCTTCATTGGCAGCCATTGTCGATCTTCCATTTGCGATCATTTTCTTGATAGTTACTTATTTTATAGGAAGTTATATCGTACTCGTGCCAATTGTTATCATGATAGCTATTTTATGTTATACATTTTTTATAAAAGATCCACTTCAAAATGCTATTAAAAGTACATTTGAGGCTTCGGCTATAAAAAATGGAATTTTAATAGAGAGCCTTAGTAGTCTTGAGACCATCAAAACTCTTGGTGCTAGTGGACATATACAGTGGAACTGGGAAGAGGCAACCGGTGAGATAGCAAATAGAAGCATTAAATCAAAAATTATTACAACTTCGATAACGACTGTTACATCTTTTTTAGTGCAATTAAATACTATTGCCATCATCGTTCTTGGCGTCTATATGATACAAGATACGCATCTTACAATGGGTGGTCTTATCGCTGCAGTTATGCTTAGCTCTCGTGCTATCGCTCCTATGGGACAGGTAGCTTCACTAGCTGCAAATTTTGAGCAGACAAAAACAGCCTATCAAAGTCTTAGTAAGATTATGCAAATGCCTGTTGAAAGGCCAGAGGGTAAAAAATTTGTTAGAAGAAATTCTTTTGATGGAAAGATCGAGTTTAAAAATGTAAGCTTTACATATCCAGATACCACAAAAGGTTCGCTTGATAGGATAAATTTTGTTATTCAGCCAGGTGAAAAAGTTGGCATTATAGGCAAAAATGGCTCTGGAAAGACTACTTTACAAAAGCTCATTTTGGGACTTTACTCACCAACTGAAGGCTCAGTGCTAATTGATGGTATTGATATTAATCAAATCGATCCAGCCGATCTTAGGCGAAACATCGGCTATGTTCCGCAAGATGTTGTGCTCTTTAAAGGAACGGTTAGAGAAAATATTGTTCAAAAAGCACCATATGTTGATGATATTCAGATTATAAAAGCAGCTAAAGTAAGCGGAGTTGATGAATATGTAAATGCCCATCCACTCGGATTTGACATGCCAGTCTTTGAAAGAGGTGACGGCATAAGTGGCGGACAGCGTCAAAGTATAGCTGTGGCTAGGGCATTTTTGCTAGATAGTCCTATTATTTTGCTTGATGAGCCAACAAATTCTCTTGATAATACGGTTGAAAATAAGTTAAAAATAAATTTAAAGACAAATACAGCAAATAAAACGATGCTGCTTGTTACACATAGGACGTCGATGCTAGATCTTGTTGATAGGCTTATAGTTATGGATAATGGCAAAATTTTATTGGACGGACCAAGAGATGAAGTTTTAGCAAGACTTAGTGGGAAGTAA